The genome window GGTAGCGGTTGCGCGAGGACAGGGCCAGGCCGTCGGCCTCCCGCACGGTCGGCACGCCGACCACCTCGACGTCGAAGTCCAGGTCGGCCACCATCCGCTGGACGATCGCCAGCTGCTGGGCGTCCTTCTCGCCGAAGAAGGCGTAGTCCGGGTCGGTGATGTGCAGCAGCTTGGCCACCACGGTCAGCACCCCGTCGAAGTGGCCCGGGCGGGTCGCGCCCTCGAACCGCTCGCCCATCGGGCCGGCGGTCAGCCGCACCTGCGGGTCGCCGTTCGGGTAGACCTCCTCCGGCAGCGGGGCGAAGACCACGTCGGCGCCGGCCTCCTCGGCCAGCCGGACGTCGGCGGCCAGGGTGCGCGGGTAGCGGTCCAGGTCCTCGCCGGCGCCGAACTGCAGCGGGTTGACGAAGACCGTCACCGCCACCCGGCCGTCCTGGCCGACCTGCCGGCGGGCCGCCCGGACCAGCGCGGCGTGGCCCTCGTGCAGCGCGCCCATGGTCATCACCACGGCGTTGTCCACCGGGCTCTCGTCCGGCCAGAACGCGGACTCGAAGTCGTCCACGGTGTGGGTCAGCTGGGTGCTGCGCTGCTTCGCTGCGGGCTTCGGGCGGGCCATCAGATCTCCTCGTTGAGTACGTCGAGCAGCGAGGCCGCCGCTTCTTCCTTCAGCGTCCCGTGGGCCAGGGCCCGCTGGGCGGTGGCCTTCGCCATCGCCCGGTAGGCGGCCGGGATGTCCGGGGACACCGTACTGAGCTGGTCCAGGTGGCGGCGCACCGTGCCGGTGTCGCCGCGGGCGACCGGGCCGGTCAGCGCCGCGTCGCCGGAGCGCAGGCTGTTGTCCAGCGCGGCGCCCAGCAGCGGGCCGAGCAGCCGGCCCGGCTCGGCCACGCCGGCCGTGCCCAGCAGCTCCATCGCCTGCGCGACCAGGGTGACCAGGTGGTTCGCGCCGTGCGCCAGGGCGGTGTGGTAGAGCGGGCGGACCGCCTCGGGGATCCACTCCGGCTCGCCGCCCATCTCCACCACCAGGGCCTCGGCCACCGGCCGCAGCTCCGGCGGCGCCGTCACCCCGAAGGGGCAGCCGGCCAGCCGGGCCAGGTCCACCGAGGTGCCGGTGAAGGTCATCGCCGGGTGCAGCGCCAGCGGCAGCGCACCGGCCCGGGCGGCCGGCTCCAGCACCGCCACGCCGTGCGCGCCCGAGGTGTGCACCAGCAGCTGGCCGGGGCGGATCGCACCGGTCGACGCCAGACCGGCGACCAGGTCGGCCAGCGCGTCGTCCGGCACGGTGAGCAGCACCAGGTCGGCGGCGGCCAGCACCTGAGGGGGCGTCACCAGGCGCACCCCGGGCAGCAGCGCCTCGGCCCGGCGCACCGAGGCGTTGGACACGCCGGAGGCGGCCACCACGTGGTGGCCGGCCAGCTGCAGGGCGGCGCCCAGCGCGGGGCCCACCCGGCCGGTGCCGACCACGCCGACGGCCAGCCGGGCCGGTCGGTCGGCGGGATCGGTGGGGTCGGAGGAGTCGAAGGGGTGGTCCCAGGTGCTCACGGCGTTCCAGTCCTCTACGGGTACCAGACGGTCCGTCCCATCCTACGGCCCCGCGGCGGCGGCCCCGGTGGCCCGTCCCTCAGTGGCCGCCGGCCTTGAGCAGCCCGGCCTCGTAGGCCAGCACCACCGCCTGCACCCGGTCGCGCAGGCCCAGCTTGGCCAGGATCCGGCCGACGTGGGTCTTCACGGTCGCCTCGGAGAGGGTCAGCCCGGTGGCGATCTCGCCGTTCGACAGGCCCTGGGCGACCAGCAGGAACACCTCCCGCTCCCGGTCGGTGAGCGGGTCCAGGGCGGGCGGGCCGGCCTGCGGCTGCGGGGCGGGCAGCACCTCGGCGAACCGGTCCAGCATCCGGCGGGTGGTGGTCGGGGCGACCACCGCGTCGCCGTTGTGCACCGCGCGGATCGCGCTGACCAGCTCCGGCGGCGGCACGTCCTTGAGCAGGAAGCCGCTGGCGCCGGCCTTGAGCGCGGCGAAGGCGTACTCGTCCAGGTCGAAGGTGGTGAGGATGAGCACCTTGGGGGCGTCCGGGCGGGGCAGCCCGTCCCCGTCCAGGCAGATCCGGCGGGTCGCCTGGACGCCGTCGAGCCGGGGCATCCGGACGTCCATCAGCACCACGTCCACCTCGGCGGTGGCGAGGACCTCGACGGCGGCGGCGCCGTCGCCCGCCTCGGCGGCGATCTCGATGTCGTCCTGCGACTGCAGCACCATCCGGAAGCCGGTGCGCAGCAGCTCCTGGTCGTCCACCAGCATCACTCGGATGGTCACGTCGTTCACTCCTGGGTCGGGGGGAGGGTCATCGGGCGGCCTTCAGCGGCAGTACGGCACGGATCCGGAAGCCGCCGCCGGGCCGCGGACCGGCGTCCAGGCTGCCGCTGACCATGCCGATCCGCTCCCGCATGCCGATCAGGCCGTGGCCCAGACCGTCGGTGCCCCCGTGGGCCAGCTGCTCGTCGGTGGAGCCGCGGCCGTCGTCCTCGATCAGCACGTTCAGGTCGCGGTCGCCGAAGTCCACCGCGACCTTGGCGCTCACGTTGGGACCGCCATGCTTGCGGACGTTGGTGAGAGCCTCCTGAACGATCCGGTAGACCGTCAGTTCGACGCCCCGGGGCAGCTCGCGCGGGGTGCCGGAGGTGCTGAACTCCACCGGCAGGCCGGCCGTGCGGACCTGTTCGAGGAGCTCGGGCAGCTCCTCCACGCCGGGCTGCGGCACGTACTCCTCGGTGGTGTCCGAGGTGCGCAGCACGCCGAGCAGCCGGCGCATCTCGACCAGCGCCTGCCGGCCGGTGGAGGCGATGGTGCCCAGCGCCTCCTTCGCCTGGCCCGGCGAGTTGTCCATCACGTAGGCGGCGCCGTCGGCCTGCACGATCATCACCGAGACGTTGTGCGCCACCACGTCGTGCAGCTCGCGGGCGATCCGGGCCCGCTCGGCGGCCACCGCCACCTTGGCCTGGGCGTCCCGCTCCCGCTCCAGCCGCTCGGCCCGGTCCTCCAGCTCGGTCAGGTAGGCCCGGCGGACCCGGGTCAGCCGGCCCCAGGCCCAGCAGAGGATGAAGGGGGTGGAGAGCAGCGCGGAGACGAAGACCTCCTGGGCCGAGCCGTGGCCGGCCCGGGCCGCCGGGTCGCTCTCCTGCTGATGCTGGATCAGCAGCGTCAGCGGGCCGGCGCAGAGGCCGCCGACCAGGGCCAGCCGGGAGACCCACTGGGCGCCGAACGCGGCGCCGGTGTAGACGAAGACCAGGTAGCCGATCGAGGAGGCCTCGGGCGAGATGCTCAGGCCGACCTGGAGCAGGCCGATCAGCAGGCCTCCGGTGACGGCGATCTGCGGGCGGCGCCGCCGGATCACCATCAGCACCGCGATCACCCCGGTGATGACCAGGTACCAAGCCCGGTGTGCCCCCTCGCTGCTGATGTTGGACACCAGCGAGAGGAAGACCACCAGGGCGGCCCAGGCTCCGTCCACCACCATCGGGTGTCCGCGGAGCCAGGCGTTGAGTCGATGCACATACCAAGCGTAGGCAGCCGAGGGGGGTCGTCCCGTCCACCGGGAGGGCGATCCGCGTCTCGTCCGCAGGTCGGAGGCGGGTACGGTCGCGGGCATGAGCTGGATGCGCTGGCGACCCGCCATGGAACGGGCCCTGTACGGGCCGCAGGGCGGGTTCTACCGCAGGCCGGAGGGCCCGGCGGGGCACTTCAGGACCTCGGTGCACGCCTCCACCCAGTACGCGCAGGCGGTCGGGCGCCTGCTCCTGGAGGTGGACGCGGCCCTCGGCCACCCGGAGGAGATCGCCCTGGTCGACATCGGGGCCGGGCGCGGCGAGCTGGTCGGGCGGCTGGCCGACCTGCTGCCCGGGCGACTGCGGGCCTGCGGGGTGGAGCTGGCGGAGCGGCCGGCCGACCTGCCGGCCGGGGTCCAGTGGTGCGAGCGGGTGCCCGAAGGGGCGGTCGGGCTGCTCTTCGCCAACGAGTGGCTGGACAACGTGCCGCTGGACCTCGCCGAGCGGGACGCGGCCGGGGTGCTGCGCTACCTGGAGGTGGACGGGGCGGGTCAGGAGCGGTTGGGGGAGCCGCTGGAGCCGGCCGACCTCGCCTGGGTGGAGCGCTGGTGGCCCTCGGACGGCGAGCCGGAGGGCGAGCGCGTCGAGATCGGGCGGCCGCGGGACGAGGCCTGGGCGGCGGCGGTCGGCCGGCTCGACCGTGGGCTCGCGGTGGCGGTGGACTACGCGCACCGGGCGTCGGACCGGCCGATCTTCGGCACCCTGACCGGCTTCCGGCGGGGCCGCGAGGTGCCCCCGGTGCCGGACGGCAGCTGCGACCTGACGGCCCATGTGGCGCTGGACTCGGTGGCGGTTCCCGGTATCCACAGCCTGTGGACGACGCAGCGGGAGGCGCTGCACGCGCTCGGCGTCTCCGGCACCCGGCCGCCGCTGGAGCTGGCCGGCCGCGACCCGGCCGGCTACCTGCGCGCGCTGGCCGCCGCCGGGGAGGCGGCCGAGCTCACCGCGAGCGCCGGCCTGGGCGGTTTCGGCTGGCTGCTGCAGGCCGTCCGGATGCCGGTACCGGAACTCCTGGCGGGGCTCGCGGGATGGCAGACTCTGGAGCCATGAGCGCTCTGAGGGAGACCACGGTCGGCGTCGGCGCCGGTGCCGAGAACACCGCGACCGACATGGTGCTGAACATCGGCCCGCAGCACCCGGCCACCCACGGCGTGCTGCGGCTGAAGCTGGTGCTGGACGGCGAACGGATCGTCAGCGCCGAGCCGATCATCGGCTACATGCACCGCGGCGCCGAGAAGCTCTTCGAGGCCCGGGACTACCGGCAGATCATCATGCTGGCGAACCGGCACGACTGGCTCTCCGCCTTCTCCAACGAACTCGGCGTGGTGCTCGCCGTCGAGCGGATGCTCGGCATGGAGGTGCCCGAGCGCGCCGTCTGGACCCGCACCCTGCTCGCCGAGCTCAACCGGGTGCTCAACCACCTGATGTTCATCGGCTCCTACCCGCTGGAGCTCGGCGGCATCACCCCGGTCTTCTACGCCTTCACCGCCCGCGAGGAGCTCCAGCACGTGCTGGAGGAGGCCAGCGGCGGCCGGATGCACTACATGTTCAACCGGGTCGGCGGCCTCAAGGAGGACCTGCCGGCCGGCTGGCTCGGCCGGGTCCGCGCCGCCGTCGCCGCCGTCCGCGCCCAGCTGCCGGTCTACCAGGACCTGGTGCTCGGCAACGAGATCTTCCGGGCCCGCACCGCCGGCGTCGGCGTGCTCTCGCCCGAGCACGTGCAGGCCTACGGCGTCACCGGCCCGATCGCCCGGGCCAGCGGGGTGGACTTCGACCTGCGCCGCGACGAGCCCTACCTGGCCTACGGCGAGCTGCGGGACGTGCTCTCCGTCGCGGTCCGCGAGGAGGGCGACTGCCTGGCCCGGTTCGAGTGCCTGCTGGAGCAGACCCAGAACTCGCTCGACCTCGCCGACGCCTGCCTGGACCGGGTGGCCGCCCTGGCGCCCGGCCCGGTGAACCTGCGGCTGCCCAAGGTGCTCAAGGCCCCCGAGGGCGAGACCTACGCGTGGACCGAGAACCCGCTCGGGGTGAACGGCTACTACCTGGTCTCGCGCGGCGACAAGACGCCGTGGCGGCTGAAGCTGCGCTCGGCGTCCTTCAACAACATCCAGGCGCTGACCGAGCTGCTGCCCGGCACGCTGGTGGCCGACATGGTCGCGATCCTCGGGTCGATGTTCTTCGTGGTCGGCGACATCGACAAGTAGGACCGGCTACTCCTTGTCGCCCTTGGCGTCCTTGTCGTCCTTCTTGCGCTTCTTCGGGTCGGCGGGGTGGGGCGCCAGCTTGCGGTCGCCCTTGCCGGCGATCCGCTGCTCGCACAGCTCGGCCAGCACCGCGTACGCCTGAGCACCCATCAGCTCGGTCAGCTCCGGCCGGTAGCTGACGTAGACCGGCTGGACGGCCTGGTGCGCCTCCGGGCTGCTGGTGCACCACCAGTGCAGGTCGTGGCCGCCCGGGCCCCAGCCGCGCCGGTCGTACTCGCCGATCGACACCTGGAGGTAGCGGGTGTCGTCCGGCCGGTCGATCCAGTCGTAGGTGCGGCGGATCGGCAGCTGCCAGCAGACGTCCGGCTTGGTCTCCAGCGGCTCCTTGCCCTCCTTGAGCGCCAGGGTGTGCAGCGCGCAGCCCTGGCCGCCGGGGAAGCCGGGGCCGTTGAGGAAGATGCAGGCGCCGTCGACCCGGCGGGTCTGCCGGTCGCCGTCCTCGTCGAGCATGGTGATGCCGCCGTCGATCTTGAGGCGGCCCTTCTTGTCGGTGCCCTCGGCGAAGTGCTGCCAGGTCTCGGGGGTGAGCCGGCGGGCGTGCTCGACCACCCGCTGCTCGTCGTCCTCGTCCGAGTAGTGCGCGCCCAGCGTGCAGCAGCCGTCCGACTCGCCGCGGCCCGGGCGGATGCCGTGGCAGCCCTGGCCGAAGATGCAGCCCCAGCGGGAGGTCAGCCAGGTCAGGTCGCAGCGGAACACCTGGTCGTCGTCGGTCGGGTCGGTGAACTCGACCCAGGCACGGGGGAAGTCGGCGCCGACCTCGGGGAGCGGCTTCTTGCGGGTGGGGGCGGGGATGTCGATGGCGGCCACCCGGCAAGGGTAGGGCAGCCGGGTGACCGAACGTGTCCGGGAGCGGGTCAGGCCGCCAAGAAGTCCTCCAACTCCTTCGCGAAGTGCACCGGGACCTCGTACATCGGGTAGTGCCCCGAGTTGGCCAGCTCGGTGAGCTCGGCGTTCGGGAAGAGCTCCAGCCAGGTGCGGCGCATCAGCTCGGCGGTCAGTGCCAGGTCGTGCTCGCCGGTGAAGACCTTGACCGGCAGCTCCAGCCCGGCCACCCCGGCGGAGACGTCCTGGCCCGCCCAGTCCTCGAAGTAGGCGGCGCAGGCGTCCACCCGGGAGGTGGCGGAGGAGCGGGCCACCATCCGGTCCAGCCAGACCGCCTTGGCCCGCTGCCCGGTCACCAGGTCGATGATCATCCGGCGGGCGGTGAAGTTCTGCGGTGCGGCCCGGAACAGCTGCCAGCCCTGCTCGTCCATCTCGTACACGCCGGCCGGCACCGGCGCCACCCCGACCAGCTTGCGCACCCGGTGCGGCGCCTCGGCCAGCACCCGCTGCGCCGCCTTGCCGCCCATCGAGTGGCCGACCAGCGAGAAGGTGTCCCAGCCCAGCTGGTCGGCCAGCGCCAGCGCGTCCTGGGCGATCTCGGCCAGGGTGAACTCGCCCGGCTCGGCCACCCGGTCGCCGTAGCCCCGGTAGTCGAGCATCGCGTAGGAGAAGGCGGAGCGGTCCAGGTAGTCGAGGAACGGACCCCAGCCCGAGGTGGTCCCGAACCAGTCGTGCAGGACGATGACCTTGTGCTCGCCCGCGCCGACGAGGCGGTGACTGATCGTCATGGTTGCTTGGCTCCAAGCGGTGAGGGTGGATCGACGGATGGTCAGCACCGCCCAGGCTGGCGCCACGACGATTCGATCAGCAATCGAACAGGCGGGATTTCCGCAGGTGCGGTGGCGTAGCGTGGTGCGTTATGCGACTCGGTGTCCTCGACGTAGGTTCCAACACGGTGCACTTCCTGGTGGTGGACGCCCACCCCGGTGCCGCGCCGCTGGCCGCCTACTCGCACAAGGCGGAGCTGCGCCTGGCCGAACTCCTGGACGAGCAGGGGGCGATCCGGGAGGACGGGATACGGCGGCTGATCGACCACATCGCCTCCTCGCTGCGGGTCGCCGAGGACAAGGGCGTGGTCGACCTGCTGCCGTTCGCCACCTCGGCCGTGCGGGAGGCCGCCAACGGCGAGGCGGTGCTGGAGCGGATCGAGCAGGAGACCGGGGTCGAGCTCCAGGTGCTCTCCGGGCAGGACGAGGCCCGGCTCACCTTCCTGGCCGTGCGCCGCTGGTTCGGCTGGTCCTCCGGCCGGCTGCTCGACCTGGACATCGGCGGCGGCTCGCTGGAGATCGCCTGCGGCATCGACGAGCAGCCGGACGCCGCCTTCTCGCTGCCGCTCGGCGCCGGCCGGCTCACCGTCGGCTGGCTGCCCGACGACCTGCCCGACCCGGAGCGGGTGCGCGAGCTGCGCCGGCACATCCGGGCCGAGATCGCCACGGTGGTCGGCGAGGTGGCCCGGCTGGGCCCGCCGGACCACGCGGTGGCCACCTCCAAGACCTTCAAGCAGCTGGCCCGGATGACCGGCGCCGCCCCCGCCGAGGCCGGCCCCCGGGTGCCGCGCAAGCTCGGCCGCAGCGGGCTGGCCGCCTGGGTGCCCCGGCTGGCCGCGATGACGGCGGCCGAGCGCTCGCGGATCCCCGGGGTCTCCGAGGGGCGCGCCAGACAGCTGCTGGCCGGCGCCCTGGTGGCGGACGCCGCGATGGACCTGTTCGGCCTGGAGGAGCTGGACATCTGTCCCTGGGCCCTGCGCGAGGGCATCATCCTGCGCCGCCTGGACTCGCTCGACCCCGCCCGCTAGCCCGTAACCTGAGGGACGTGGAAGAGCAGAGCGGACGGCCGCCGCGCCGCCGGGTCGGGCGGCGCAAGGAGCCGCGCAGGGACCCCCTGCTGCGCACCACCGACCGGCTGGTGCTGCCCCGCCACCCGGCGCTGCACATCCCGGACAACAAGATCGCCCTGTCCACCGCCTCGGTCTACCCGGACAACACCCGGATCGCCTTCGAGCTGGCCGCCCGGCTCGGCTACGACGGGGTCGAGGTGATGGTCTGGAACGACCCGGTCAGCCAGAGCCTGCCGGCCCTGCGCGAACTCTCCGAGCGCTACCGGGTGCCGATCCTGGCGGTGCACGCGCCCTGCCTGCTGATCACCCAGCGGGTGTGGACCACCGACCCGTGGACCAAGCTCAAGCGGGCCCGGGCGGCGGCCGAGAAGCTCGGCGCGGACACCGTGGTGGTGCACCCGCCGTTCCGCTGGCAGCGGCAGTACGCCAAGGAGTTCGTGCTCGGCATCGAGCGGATGGCGAACGAGACGCCGGTCCGGTTCGCGGTGGAGAACATGTACCCCTGGCGCTACAAGGACCGCGAGGTGCTGGCCTACGCGCCGGGCTGGGACGTCACCGAGGAGGCCTACCGGCACTTCACGGTGGACCTCTCGCACGTCGCCACCTCGCGGATCGACGCCTTCGAGATGGTCGACCGGATGGGCGACCGGCTGGCCCACGTGCACCTGGCCGACGGCTCCGGCTCCGGCAAGGACGAGCACCTGATCCCCGGCCGCGGCAAGCAGCCCTGCGCCGAACTGCTGGAGCGCCTGGCCCGCACCGGCTTCGACGGCCACGTGGTGCTGGAGGTCAACACCCGGCGGTCCGGCTCGCCCGCCGAGCGGGAGGCCGACCTCGCCGAGGCGCTCGCCTTCACCCGGCTGCACCTGGCCACGGGCTCGCGCGTACGCTGACCGTCAGGCGAGACGACCCGGGGAGCACGGACATGACGGACACTCAGCACCAGCACCACGCCGCCTCCTTCGGTGCCGTGGCCGCTGACTACGACAAGGCCCGTCCCTCCTACCCGCCGGCGCTGTTCGAGGCGATCGAGCGGCTGGCCGGCCGCCCGCTGCGCGGCGCGGACGTGCTGGACGTGGGCGCCGGCACCGGCATCGCCACCCGGCTGCTGGCCGAGCGCGGCGCCCGGGTGATCGCGGTGGAGCCGAGCGCCGGGATGGCCGCCCAGCTGCACGCCGTCAGCCCGCAGATCCCGGTGGTCAAGGGCGTGGGCGACGAGCTGCCGTGCCACGACGCGAGCGCCGACCTGATCACCTACGCCCAGGCCTTCCACTGGACCGACCCGGCGAAGTCGCTCCCGGAGGCGCTGCGGGTGCTGCGGCCCGGCGGCGCGCTGGTGCTGTTCTGGAACCTGAAGGACCGTTCGGTCGAGTGGCTGGCCGAGCAGGAGCGCCGGCACGCGGCCGCGCTGCCCTCGTACCACTACTACGGGGTGATGAACGCCGTCACCGAGCCGCTGTCCCGCCACCCCTTCCGGGTGGTCAACGAGCGGCTGCGCTGGGAGCGCACCATCACGGTGGACGACGTGATCACCGACCTGCGCTCCAAGTCCTACTTCGCGGTGGCCGAGCCCGAGCTGCGCGAGCGGGTGCTGGCCGACGACCGGGAGTGGCTGACCGGCCTGTTCCCGGACGGCCGGGTGGTCGAGCCGTACACCGTGGACGTCACGGTCGCCGTCAAGCAGTGACGGGACCGTGTTCGATCGGGAGCTGTGGCTGATCGGGATGTGGACAGTGCGTCCGTTCCCCGGGACGGCGGCGTAGGCTCGGCAGACACCAGCCGCCCTGAGGGAGTGGAGAAGGCAGTGCCCGAGCTGAAGTCCCGTACGGTCACCCACGGTCGCAACATGGCGGGCGCCCGCGCGCTTCTGCGCGCCGCCGGCGTAGCCCGCGAGGACTTCGGCAAGCCGATCATCGCGGTGGCCAACTCCTTCACCGAGTTCGTCCCCGGCCACACCCACCTGCAGCCGGTCGGCCGGATCGTCTCCGAGGCGATCAAGCAGGCGGGCGGCATCCCGCGCGAGTTCAACACCATCGCGGTGGACGACGGCATCGCGATGGGCCACAGCGGCATGCTCTACTCGCTGCCCTCGCGCGACCTGATCGCCGACAGCGTCGAGTACATGGTCAACGCGCACTGCGCGGACGCGCTGATCTGCATCTCCAACTGCGACAAGATCACCCCCGGCATGCTGATGGCCGCGCTGCGCCTCAACATCCCGGTGGTCTTCGTCTCCGGCGGCCCGATGGAGGCCGGCAAGGCCACCCTGGTCGACGGCACGGTCCGCCGGCTGGACCTGATCAACGCGATCTCCGACGCGGTCAACGAGAACGTCTCCGACGCCGACATCGCGATCATCGAGGAGAACGCCTGCCCGACCTGCGGCTCCTGCTCCGGCATGTTCACCGCCAACTCGATGAACTGCCTGACCGAGGCGATCGGCCTCTCGCTGCCCGGCAACGGCTCGGTGCTGGCCACCCACACCGCCCGCAAGGCGCTCTACGAGAACGCCGGCCGGACCGTGGTCGAGATCACCAAGCGGTACTACGAGCAGGACGACGAGTCGGTGCTGCCGCGCAACGTCGCCACCCGCGCCGCGTTCGAGAACGCGATGGCGCTGGACATCGCGATGGGCGGCTCGACCAACACGATCCTGCACCTGCTCGCCGCCGCCCAGGAGGCCGAGCTGGACTTCGACATGCGGGTGATCGACGGCATCTCGCGCAAGGTCCCGTGCCTGAGCAAGGTCGCGCCGAACGGCAGCTACTACATGGAGGACGTCCACCGGGCCGGCGGCATCCCCGCCATCCTGGGCGAGCTCTACCGCGGCGGCCTGCTCAACGAGGACGTGCACACGGTGCACGCCGACTCGCTGGCCGAGTGGCTGAAGACCTGGGACATCCGCGGCGGCTCGCCCTCCCCGGAGGCGGTCGAGCTGTTCCACGCCGCCCCCGGCTGCGTGCGCAGCGCCGAGGCCTTCTCGCAGTCCGAGCGCTGGGAGTCGCTGGACACCGACGCGGCCGGCGGCTGCATCCGCAGCGTGGCCCACGCCTACTCGGTCGAGGGCGGCCTGGCCGTGCTCTACGGCAACCTGGCCGAGGACGGCTGCATCGTGAAGACCGCCGGGGTCGACGAGTCGATCTGGACCTTCTCCGGCCCGGCCGTCGTCGTCGAGTCGCAGGAGGACGCGGTGGACGCGATCCTCGCCAAGCGGGTCAAGGAGGGCGACGTGGTGGTCATCCGCTACGAGGGCCCCAAGGGCGGCCCGGGCATGCAGGAGATGCTCTACCCGACCTCCTTCCTCAAGGGCCGCGGCCTCGGCAAGGCCTGCGCGCTGATCACCGACGGCCGGTTCTCCGGCGGCACCTCCGGCCTGTCCATCGGCCACGTCTCCCCGGAGGCGGCCTCCGGCGGCACCATCGCGCTGGTCGAGGACGGCGACGTCATCTCGATCGACATCCCCGGCCGCTCGGTCAACCTGGAGGTCTCCTTCGAGGAGCTGCACGAGCGCCGGCTGCGGCTGGAGGAGAGCGGCGGCTACCGCCCCGCGCACCGCGACCGCCAGGTCAGCCAGGCGCTCAAGGCCTACGCCGCGATGGCCACCTCCGCCGACAAGGGCGCGGTGCGGGACGTCAGCAAGCTGGGCTGAGCCCGTTACCCTGCACAGGTGAGCGAAGAGACCACCCCCGCACCGCAGCCCGTCCGCTTCTTCGGCACCACCTGGGTGGACCGCGGCGGCGCGTACTGGCTGCGGCGGGTCGCGGTCTCGCTCGGGGCCCTGGCCGCCACGGCGGCCGGGGCCCTGGTGCTGCGCTTCGCGGTCAGCGGGGTGCAGCTGTCCAAGTCCGGCTCGATGGTCAACGTGCTGCTGGTCGGGGCGATCGCGCTCTGCACCTTCCTGGCCGGGCTGCGCACCTGGAAACTGCTCAGCGAGGGCCGGGACGCGCTGACCGGCTGGATGGCCGAGGACAAGTCGCTCGGCGCGGTCTGGCTGATCGGCTGCGTCGGCGCGGCCGCCGCCTACTTCTTCCGCAGCCTGGTCGAGGCCCCCGGCGAGGCCGTCCAGCGCGCCGCTTGGG of Kitasatospora viridis contains these proteins:
- a CDS encoding sugar phosphate isomerase/epimerase family protein; amino-acid sequence: MHIPDNKIALSTASVYPDNTRIAFELAARLGYDGVEVMVWNDPVSQSLPALRELSERYRVPILAVHAPCLLITQRVWTTDPWTKLKRARAAAEKLGADTVVVHPPFRWQRQYAKEFVLGIERMANETPVRFAVENMYPWRYKDREVLAYAPGWDVTEEAYRHFTVDLSHVATSRIDAFEMVDRMGDRLAHVHLADGSGSGKDEHLIPGRGKQPCAELLERLARTGFDGHVVLEVNTRRSGSPAEREADLAEALAFTRLHLATGSRVR
- a CDS encoding NADH-quinone oxidoreductase subunit D, which gives rise to MRETTVGVGAGAENTATDMVLNIGPQHPATHGVLRLKLVLDGERIVSAEPIIGYMHRGAEKLFEARDYRQIIMLANRHDWLSAFSNELGVVLAVERMLGMEVPERAVWTRTLLAELNRVLNHLMFIGSYPLELGGITPVFYAFTAREELQHVLEEASGGRMHYMFNRVGGLKEDLPAGWLGRVRAAVAAVRAQLPVYQDLVLGNEIFRARTAGVGVLSPEHVQAYGVTGPIARASGVDFDLRRDEPYLAYGELRDVLSVAVREEGDCLARFECLLEQTQNSLDLADACLDRVAALAPGPVNLRLPKVLKAPEGETYAWTENPLGVNGYYLVSRGDKTPWRLKLRSASFNNIQALTELLPGTLVADMVAILGSMFFVVGDIDK
- the panC gene encoding pantoate--beta-alanine ligase, whose protein sequence is MARPKPAAKQRSTQLTHTVDDFESAFWPDESPVDNAVVMTMGALHEGHAALVRAARRQVGQDGRVAVTVFVNPLQFGAGEDLDRYPRTLAADVRLAEEAGADVVFAPLPEEVYPNGDPQVRLTAGPMGERFEGATRPGHFDGVLTVVAKLLHITDPDYAFFGEKDAQQLAIVQRMVADLDFDVEVVGVPTVREADGLALSSRNRYLSEGEREQALVLSKALFAGRDAAAQGPAAVRAAAGEVLAGAPGIELDYLALIDPHDFTEAPDDFQGEAVLALAAKVGATRLIDNVRIIVR
- a CDS encoding sensor histidine kinase; this translates as MVVDGAWAALVVFLSLVSNISSEGAHRAWYLVITGVIAVLMVIRRRRPQIAVTGGLLIGLLQVGLSISPEASSIGYLVFVYTGAAFGAQWVSRLALVGGLCAGPLTLLIQHQQESDPAARAGHGSAQEVFVSALLSTPFILCWAWGRLTRVRRAYLTELEDRAERLERERDAQAKVAVAAERARIARELHDVVAHNVSVMIVQADGAAYVMDNSPGQAKEALGTIASTGRQALVEMRRLLGVLRTSDTTEEYVPQPGVEELPELLEQVRTAGLPVEFSTSGTPRELPRGVELTVYRIVQEALTNVRKHGGPNVSAKVAVDFGDRDLNVLIEDDGRGSTDEQLAHGGTDGLGHGLIGMRERIGMVSGSLDAGPRPGGGFRIRAVLPLKAAR
- a CDS encoding SAM-dependent methyltransferase gives rise to the protein MSWMRWRPAMERALYGPQGGFYRRPEGPAGHFRTSVHASTQYAQAVGRLLLEVDAALGHPEEIALVDIGAGRGELVGRLADLLPGRLRACGVELAERPADLPAGVQWCERVPEGAVGLLFANEWLDNVPLDLAERDAAGVLRYLEVDGAGQERLGEPLEPADLAWVERWWPSDGEPEGERVEIGRPRDEAWAAAVGRLDRGLAVAVDYAHRASDRPIFGTLTGFRRGREVPPVPDGSCDLTAHVALDSVAVPGIHSLWTTQREALHALGVSGTRPPLELAGRDPAGYLRALAAAGEAAELTASAGLGGFGWLLQAVRMPVPELLAGLAGWQTLEP
- a CDS encoding Ppx/GppA phosphatase family protein produces the protein MRLGVLDVGSNTVHFLVVDAHPGAAPLAAYSHKAELRLAELLDEQGAIREDGIRRLIDHIASSLRVAEDKGVVDLLPFATSAVREAANGEAVLERIEQETGVELQVLSGQDEARLTFLAVRRWFGWSSGRLLDLDIGGGSLEIACGIDEQPDAAFSLPLGAGRLTVGWLPDDLPDPERVRELRRHIRAEIATVVGEVARLGPPDHAVATSKTFKQLARMTGAAPAEAGPRVPRKLGRSGLAAWVPRLAAMTAAERSRIPGVSEGRARQLLAGALVADAAMDLFGLEELDICPWALREGIILRRLDSLDPAR
- a CDS encoding response regulator transcription factor, whose amino-acid sequence is MTIRVMLVDDQELLRTGFRMVLQSQDDIEIAAEAGDGAAAVEVLATAEVDVVLMDVRMPRLDGVQATRRICLDGDGLPRPDAPKVLILTTFDLDEYAFAALKAGASGFLLKDVPPPELVSAIRAVHNGDAVVAPTTTRRMLDRFAEVLPAPQPQAGPPALDPLTDREREVFLLVAQGLSNGEIATGLTLSEATVKTHVGRILAKLGLRDRVQAVVLAYEAGLLKAGGH
- a CDS encoding Rossmann-like and DUF2520 domain-containing protein; translated protein: MSTWDHPFDSSDPTDPADRPARLAVGVVGTGRVGPALGAALQLAGHHVVAASGVSNASVRRAEALLPGVRLVTPPQVLAAADLVLLTVPDDALADLVAGLASTGAIRPGQLLVHTSGAHGVAVLEPAARAGALPLALHPAMTFTGTSVDLARLAGCPFGVTAPPELRPVAEALVVEMGGEPEWIPEAVRPLYHTALAHGANHLVTLVAQAMELLGTAGVAEPGRLLGPLLGAALDNSLRSGDAALTGPVARGDTGTVRRHLDQLSTVSPDIPAAYRAMAKATAQRALAHGTLKEEAAASLLDVLNEEI
- a CDS encoding alpha/beta fold hydrolase — encoded protein: MTISHRLVGAGEHKVIVLHDWFGTTSGWGPFLDYLDRSAFSYAMLDYRGYGDRVAEPGEFTLAEIAQDALALADQLGWDTFSLVGHSMGGKAAQRVLAEAPHRVRKLVGVAPVPAGVYEMDEQGWQLFRAAPQNFTARRMIIDLVTGQRAKAVWLDRMVARSSATSRVDACAAYFEDWAGQDVSAGVAGLELPVKVFTGEHDLALTAELMRRTWLELFPNAELTELANSGHYPMYEVPVHFAKELEDFLAA